The following proteins are co-located in the Solanum pennellii chromosome 8, SPENNV200 genome:
- the LOC107028931 gene encoding vegetative cell wall protein gp1-like, producing the protein MASQQPPRPLFRFASMVRPAAQPAQPPPASAPPAPSPQPMFRPTTPFRPASPAVTAPQPPQPPVPTAATPVAVVTAPPQPQVPAPGSPISPQRRQPAEATSPPRSPVAPPPQSVVSPPKAPSPRSPVAAQPQRAATEVPKSPVIRASPVIRATTSVPQSPVKPLPSNVTTESAPTTTPYASSRPSPKTKSTDSIQTLINQSSPSKAPPPSQNVFQPNLVKSQTYSPQTKPAVSHPPSPLKLPPSQLELESKIPSQVDQKTVVVQETTRANTNGHHHHHVLQTARNGNTMENGKQEVVKKDKGVHQKKKVSNSNAADDFGTSVLTLAGENKGAIMELSPSRKTYSPRSLQNKGSPKSWSSEDDGEKSGSGGGRKGDKMQNKSLPMTAFMNSNVQGINNSILHNASCTHHDPGVHLVFSRKTNGSNGLHMIKGSQKS; encoded by the coding sequence ATGGCTAGCCAACAACCACCTCGTCCATTGTTCCGTTTTGCTTCCATGGTTCGTCCGGCTGCACAACCTGCACAACCTCCTCCAGCTTCTGCTCCACCAGCACCATCCCCACAACCGATGTTTCGACCTACCACCCCATTTAGGCCTGCCTCACCAGCAGTTACTGCTCCACAGCCCCCTCAACCTCCAGTACCTACTGCTGCTACTCCTGTTGCAGTAGTTACTGCACCACCGCAACCACAAGTGCCAGCCCCAGGTAGCCCCATTTCACCACAGAGGCGTCAACCTGCTGAGGCAACTTCACCACCAAGATCACCTGTTGCTCCTCCTCCTCAATCTGTTGTTTCGCCACCAAAGGCTCCTTCACCACGTTCTCCAGTGGCAGCACAACCACAACGTGCTGCCACTGAGGTCCCTAAATCTCCTGTCATTAGAGCCTCTCCTGTCATTAGAGCCACCACGTCAGTTCCACAATCTCCAGTCAAGCCATTACCTTCTAACGTAACAACAGAGAGCGCTCCAACTACTACTCCGTATGCTTCATCTCGGCCATCTCCAAAAACAAAATCGACAGATTCTATCCAAACTCTCATAAATCAATCATCACCATCGAAAGCCCCCCCACCATCTCAAAATGTCTTCCAGCCTAATTTAGTGAAATCCCAGACTTACTCTCCTCAAACTAAGCCTGCAGTTTCTCACCCTCCATCTCCACTAAAGCTTCCCCCATCTCAACTTGAACTCGAGTCCAAGATTCCTTCACAGGTTGATCAGAAGACTGTTGTTGTCCAAGAAACCACGAGGGCTAATACTAAcggtcatcatcatcatcatgtccTGCAGACTGCTAGAAATGGAAACACAATGGAAAATGGGAAACAAGAAGTAGTTAAAAAAGATAAAGGGGTTCATCAGAAGAAGAAGGTGTCTAACTCTAATGCTGCAGATGACTTTGGAACAAGTGTTCTAACACTAGCTGGTGAAAACAAGGGAGCCATTATGGAGTTAAGCCCTTCAAGGAAGACATACAGCCCTCGGAGCCTTCAAAATAAAGGAAGTCCAAAGTCTTGGAGTAGTGAGGATGATGGAGAGAAATCAGGGAGTGGAGGTGGAAGGAAGGGAGATAAAATGCAAAATAAGTCCCTTCCTATGACCGCATTCATGAACAGCAACGTCCAAGGTATCAACAACTCCATTCTCCACAATGCTTCTTGCACTCACCATGATCCTGGTGTCCACCTTGTTTTTTCAAGAAAGACAAATGGTAGTAATGGCCTCCACATGATCAAGGGCAGCCAAAAGAGCTAA